Within Candidatus Poribacteria bacterium, the genomic segment CGGAGACCCTACCTTCCGCTTTTTCTTTTTCCATGGGTGGGAACGCGGCGAGCGTGAGGTTGTCTAATTGCACGAAGGGCCCCATCACCTTTTCTATAAATTCAAGGAGTGTTGGGTGTGAGACAGCGGGCCACATCAGGTCGGGTGCCAATTCGAGGGTATTTCCGAACCATGTCTGTCCGTCATTGGCTGCGGAAAGTTCTGCGTGTTTCTCTCGCCAACTTTGCATCTGTGGTTCGTCAAAGACCTTCTCAAAGATTGCAAAGCCATCGGTTTTATAGGCTTCAAAGCGTTCATCAAGTGTTGGCATATTTTTAATTTTCCTTGCGGTTCGGTTAGATTAATCAGCGCAGTCCGTTTAGAATATCTTCAGCGAGTTGCATGGTTTTAACAGCCTCGTCAAGATTCGCGGCGGGCAACGAAACGGGTGTATCGGATTTGACGCAATCTAAGAAATACCTGTTCTGTTCAACGGTACCACCAGTGCCTGCTTCGGTCAGTTTATGTTGCGTCCCGTCAGAGAAAACCGTACCGTGGGAGACGCCTTCGAGATAAGCGGAAATGTCTCTACCGTGAATCTCGTAGCGTTCGAGACGTGCATTTGTCGTGTAGTTGGCGATGTGTTGTGCGACGCAGCCGTTGTCAAACAGGATGAGCGCGGCATGAACGTCTTTGTAATCAGAAATTGTCCGCTGCACGACGCTATGCACCTCTTGAACATCGGCTTCAGCGATGGCGCGGATCGCATCAAGCGCGTGGATCGGAGTCTCCAGAAACATATTGTCCATCAGATGTTCGGGAAATTTGCCGGATTGTGCCAATCGGGTGATGCTCTTATGGAATTCCCCGACGATTTGTGTGACGGGACCGCGTGCGGTGACTTGCCGTTTCGCTTCAAGAATGATCGGGTGGAAACGACGGTTCCAACCTACCATCCCTTTGGCACCTGTCCGTTCTGCAGCACTGCGTAGCGCGACGGTCTCTGCGACGCTCATACCGGGTGGTTTCTCTAAAAGCGTGTCAACACCACGTTCAAAGCACGGAAGAGCTGCCTCACCATTGAGGTGTGCAGGTGTAGCGACAAAGATAGCGTTTAAGGTTTCACCATCCAGTAATGCCTCGATGCTCTCGTAGCGATTCGAGACGTTGAACTGATCCGCGGCATCGTTTCGTGCGGCTTCAATAGGGTCGCAGACAGCGACGAGGTCGGTGTCGTCAAATTCTGTGAGGATTTTCATGTGGCCGCGGCCTCTGCCGCCGCAGCCGATGACAGCAACGCGTAGATTTGACACGGGTTTCTCCTTCTGATAGTTCTCGGTTCGCCTGCTACGCAGGCTTTCGGTTATCAGTTATCAGTTAAAGAGATACTTGTGGAATTCAAGCAACACGCAACCGCTACACGCGCTAACCGAAGACCGAAGACCGAAGACTGAAAACCTTTCTAATTAATGCCGGATATGAGGTGCCTCCATGACTTCTCGTTGTTCGGGGGACATGTCCTCAATGTAATCAGGATATGTGATCTGGTGCGCGCCTGCACTGTAAGCCTGGAATCCAGGACTGAACTTGTAGAGTAGCGCGCGGCGTTGGTGGTCACCTTTCCACGGAAGCGTGCCGTGCGTCAAGGTTTCAGTAAAAATCACCGCATCGCCAGCCTTGGCGTTGACCTCAAGCACCAGATGCTGATATTCCTCGTACCGCTTCATGCTACTCGGACACGGCAGATTTGCCTTATGACTACCAGGGATGATCGCTAAACCACCATCACCGGGACCTTCATCAGCAAGCATGTATTCGATGACAGTCAAACCTGTATAGATTCTTCCGTATTTGAAGAAGTAGGCTTCGGAGAAATTAGGACGCTCAATCCCACCACCGTGCAGCGTCCCACCTTCCGTCCCTTTTTCCATAGCGATTAAACCGGGACCGTGGTCGAGTCGGTATTTTTTACCCAATACCTCTTCGAGGTAGGGTTTAACGTTGGGATGCACGAGCAGGTTGCGAAACGGTTCACACCACGGTTTCTCCCATGAGAGCATCCCCCCCATGTCCATCCGGTTTGCTGTACCGATGAGCGCGGGTGAGCCGCCTGCCAACGAGTTCTCGCGTTCTCTGAGTGCCTCGATGTGATGGTCAATCGCGGCGTTGCATTGTGCGACTTCTTCAGGTGTCAAAGCATTTTCGACGATGAGGAATCCGGTCAAATCGAATAGATATTTCTGATCTTCGTTCATCGTTAGTTCCTCCTGTTACGGCACGCGGCGCGTGCCTACTACTTTCTGCACACGATGTGCACCTACGACTTGGCTTCTTCGAGACTTTGAGGTCTGCCGGTTGCGTCACCGCCGAGCCAGCGGTAGGGACGTGGGTAGAGTGAGAGATATCTGTCTGCCAACGGTAATTTAACGGGCACACTGTTTCGGGTTGCGGAGAGTTTTGCAGCGATTGCTACCTCCAATGCCTGTCGGAGATCTGCACCCGTAATCCACGGGTCTCCATTGCCGTCAACAGCGGATAGAAAGGAGCGGATGGAGCCTGTCAGATAACTGAATTCACACCACGGGTATGGACTGTAATTTGGCTCAAATCGGATACGATTGCCGTGTTGGTCATAACCTTTGAAAATCTCTGGGGGGTTCCAATCCCAACGGATGAGGCATTCATCTGTCCAGACATCGACACCGCGGCACGGTGTGGGTGTCCCGAAGACACTGCATGCCAGTCCGTTTGTGAGTCGGAAACACCCATTGATGATTAAACCTTCATCGGTTTCTGCGCTTAA encodes:
- a CDS encoding Gfo/Idh/MocA family oxidoreductase, whose amino-acid sequence is MSNLRVAVIGCGGRGRGHMKILTEFDDTDLVAVCDPIEAARNDAADQFNVSNRYESIEALLDGETLNAIFVATPAHLNGEAALPCFERGVDTLLEKPPGMSVAETVALRSAAERTGAKGMVGWNRRFHPIILEAKRQVTARGPVTQIVGEFHKSITRLAQSGKFPEHLMDNMFLETPIHALDAIRAIAEADVQEVHSVVQRTISDYKDVHAALILFDNGCVAQHIANYTTNARLERYEIHGRDISAYLEGVSHGTVFSDGTQHKLTEAGTGGTVEQNRYFLDCVKSDTPVSLPAANLDEAVKTMQLAEDILNGLR
- a CDS encoding phytanoyl-CoA dioxygenase family protein codes for the protein MNEDQKYLFDLTGFLIVENALTPEEVAQCNAAIDHHIEALRERENSLAGGSPALIGTANRMDMGGMLSWEKPWCEPFRNLLVHPNVKPYLEEVLGKKYRLDHGPGLIAMEKGTEGGTLHGGGIERPNFSEAYFFKYGRIYTGLTVIEYMLADEGPGDGGLAIIPGSHKANLPCPSSMKRYEEYQHLVLEVNAKAGDAVIFTETLTHGTLPWKGDHQRRALLYKFSPGFQAYSAGAHQITYPDYIEDMSPEQREVMEAPHIRH